The following are encoded in a window of Amphibacillus xylanus NBRC 15112 genomic DNA:
- the araD gene encoding L-ribulose-5-phosphate 4-epimerase translates to MLEALKEKVLKANLDLPRYNLVTFTWGNVSGYDKESGLVVIKPSGVPYDEMTIDDLVVVDLDGNVVEGTKKPSSDTATHLVLYKNFPNIGGVVHTHSPWATSWAQAGESIPALGTTHGDYFYGDIPCTRRMTQAEISGEYELETGNVIVETFKDIDPAAIPSVLVHGHAPFNWGKDPEEAVHNAVVLEEVAKMALQTLQINPEAPRMQQALLDKHYLRKHGKDAYYGQ, encoded by the coding sequence TTGCTAGAAGCGTTAAAGGAAAAGGTTTTAAAGGCTAATCTTGATTTACCTAGATATAATTTGGTGACGTTTACATGGGGAAATGTTAGTGGATATGACAAAGAGTCAGGTCTAGTCGTTATCAAGCCTAGTGGCGTCCCGTATGATGAGATGACGATTGATGATCTTGTCGTTGTTGATTTAGACGGTAACGTAGTGGAGGGGACGAAGAAACCTTCATCTGACACAGCTACTCACTTAGTGTTGTATAAAAACTTCCCTAACATTGGTGGAGTTGTTCATACTCATTCACCATGGGCAACAAGTTGGGCACAAGCAGGGGAATCAATTCCTGCCTTAGGAACAACACATGGGGATTATTTTTATGGTGATATTCCGTGTACACGGAGGATGACACAAGCTGAGATTAGCGGCGAATATGAATTGGAAACAGGAAATGTGATTGTGGAAACATTTAAAGACATTGATCCTGCAGCAATTCCAAGTGTTTTAGTCCATGGACACGCACCATTTAATTGGGGTAAAGACCCAGAAGAAGCGGTTCATAACGCAGTTGTACTAGAAGAAGTTGCGAAAATGGCACTTCAAACACTACAAATTAATCCTGAAGCACCAAGAATGCAACAAGCGTTATTAGATAAGCACTATTTAAGAAAACATGGAAAAGATGCGTATTACGGACAATAA
- a CDS encoding acrylyl-CoA reductase family protein: MNQIFKAYRLNKDDQEVTRGVQQITELDLPEGEVLIKVHYSSVNYKDAMANMTESPIIKTYPATPGIDLAGVVVESVDDRFSEGDPVIVTSYDLGVSHDGGYSEYARVKSEWVLPLPEGMTLKQAMIYGTAGFTAALSVDQLQAQQITPDQGPVLVTGASGGVGSMATAMLANLGYQVEASTGKSSAHDLLKQLGASDIVDRETVTGEKLRVIDKQIWGGAVDPVGGDTLAAIISKLKYNGAVAASGLTGGIKIPTNVYPFILRGVRLIGIDSVYCPMEKRQEIWKRMATDLKLTDQQFELITNREITLEQLEETLPQLLEGKSLGRIIVKVSS, from the coding sequence ATGAATCAGATATTTAAAGCATATCGATTAAATAAGGACGATCAAGAAGTAACGAGAGGTGTTCAACAAATAACAGAACTCGATCTACCAGAAGGTGAGGTCTTAATTAAAGTTCATTATTCAAGCGTCAACTATAAAGATGCGATGGCGAATATGACAGAAAGTCCAATTATTAAAACGTACCCTGCTACTCCGGGGATTGACTTAGCGGGTGTAGTAGTTGAATCAGTTGATGATAGATTTAGTGAAGGTGACCCAGTTATTGTGACGAGTTATGATTTAGGGGTTAGTCATGATGGTGGTTATAGCGAATATGCTCGAGTTAAATCAGAATGGGTATTACCTCTTCCAGAAGGGATGACTTTAAAACAGGCGATGATTTATGGCACTGCTGGATTTACCGCTGCATTATCTGTTGATCAATTACAAGCACAACAGATTACACCTGATCAAGGCCCAGTTTTAGTGACAGGTGCTTCAGGCGGAGTCGGAAGTATGGCTACTGCAATGCTTGCTAATCTAGGTTATCAAGTTGAGGCGAGCACAGGGAAGTCTTCTGCACACGATCTATTAAAACAACTAGGAGCCTCAGACATTGTTGATCGTGAAACAGTCACAGGAGAAAAGTTAAGAGTTATCGATAAGCAGATATGGGGTGGGGCGGTTGATCCAGTGGGAGGCGACACATTAGCAGCAATCATTAGTAAATTAAAGTACAACGGTGCTGTTGCAGCTAGTGGATTAACAGGTGGCATTAAAATTCCAACGAATGTTTATCCATTCATTTTACGAGGTGTCCGTTTAATTGGAATTGATTCTGTATATTGTCCAATGGAAAAAAGACAGGAAATATGGAAACGGATGGCAACTGATCTTAAGCTAACAGACCAGCAATTTGAACTGATTACCAACCGTGAGATTACATTAGAGCAATTAGAAGAAACACTGCCTCAGCTACTAGAAGGAAAATCTTTAGGTAGAATTATTGTGAAGGTATCGTCATAA
- a CDS encoding DMT family transporter, translated as MAKLKRKTIYYLGLILVAVIWGVNFGISRLAMEVFPAEIFVLFRFGLAVPILFLILKIKEGNIRVDKEDLIKLALIGLFGITILEIVVMYSIKFTTLANASLLNVAPWPIFVALFAPLFTRERMTLRLAIGGMIAFVGVTFIILGGDDGFTLNSDYMIGNLLAFSISILGALFNLSYMPLMQKYSPLRVTTWYILFGSIFMIPFTLTKWDAVQWASINGVTLAVIVYNVVICSVVAFIVWNLSMQKVGATKSNFFRYFVPASATISGVFLFNEMISPIQIAGGIIIVFGLAWITRDDKNGHNNEKALNKRVV; from the coding sequence GTGGCTAAATTGAAACGAAAGACAATTTACTATCTTGGACTTATTTTAGTAGCAGTTATTTGGGGTGTTAATTTTGGCATTTCACGTCTAGCAATGGAAGTATTTCCTGCAGAGATTTTTGTGTTATTTAGATTTGGTCTAGCAGTCCCGATATTATTTTTAATTCTCAAAATTAAAGAAGGTAACATTAGAGTTGATAAAGAGGACCTGATTAAGCTTGCTTTAATTGGACTTTTTGGGATTACAATTTTAGAAATTGTTGTCATGTATTCGATAAAATTTACGACACTTGCCAACGCATCGTTATTAAATGTAGCACCTTGGCCTATCTTTGTAGCACTATTTGCACCATTATTTACTCGTGAGCGCATGACTCTTAGACTAGCAATCGGTGGAATGATTGCCTTTGTTGGGGTTACATTCATTATTTTAGGTGGCGATGATGGCTTTACCTTAAATTCTGACTATATGATTGGTAATCTATTAGCGTTTTCTATCAGTATTCTTGGCGCATTATTTAATCTATCATATATGCCATTGATGCAGAAATACTCACCACTACGTGTGACGACTTGGTACATATTATTTGGTTCTATCTTTATGATTCCTTTTACTTTAACGAAATGGGACGCAGTGCAGTGGGCAAGTATAAATGGTGTGACACTAGCCGTTATCGTTTATAATGTCGTCATCTGTTCTGTTGTTGCGTTTATTGTTTGGAATCTCTCAATGCAGAAAGTGGGTGCCACAAAGTCAAACTTCTTCCGTTATTTTGTACCCGCTTCCGCTACAATTTCAGGTGTATTCCTCTTTAACGAGATGATTTCACCGATCCAAATCGCTGGTGGTATCATTATTGTGTTTGGTCTTGCTTGGATTACTCGTGATGATAAAAACGGGCATAATAATGAAAAGGCTTTAAACAAAAGAGTCGTTTAA
- a CDS encoding ArsR/SmtB family transcription factor, translating to MTQLFDEQTIEKTIRLFKMLSDKTRLSIMLLIKEQEMNVSEISRALNMEQSAISHQLSALRSERLVKSRREKRSVFYSPNDQHVYDILTQVIDHALEDDCNHTYPSTKSH from the coding sequence ATGACACAATTATTTGATGAACAAACAATCGAGAAGACAATTCGGCTATTTAAAATGTTGAGTGATAAAACTCGGTTATCGATTATGCTATTAATTAAAGAGCAAGAAATGAACGTCTCAGAAATTAGTCGAGCACTTAATATGGAGCAATCGGCTATTTCACACCAATTAAGTGCGCTTCGTTCTGAACGACTTGTAAAAAGTCGACGTGAGAAAAGGTCTGTCTTTTATAGCCCTAATGACCAACACGTATATGATATTTTAACTCAAGTGATTGATCATGCGCTTGAAGATGACTGCAATCATACCTATCCTTCAACAAAAAGTCACTGA
- a CDS encoding CBM35 domain-containing protein, with product MTIHSLPELSHPKAMIYDAAEAEISGGAFVETSNQGFNGKGYVAGYIDNKDANTEFTVDVPTDGDYFIALRYAAGAAGNWNTDRTVGLSINGESSTHVTFKSISARWDVWRENILIVRLSAGKNTINFHSISENDNSDCINLDQLAVWKFNQNPTLDGIVFDKNQYTVSEKNQIKTAIQEVDSNGMRKACQAPLQYSSDDPSIAKVDSKTGVITGVTAGTTLVSAEGLGFSTQVNVTVLKNPTVIVDCKKKKRPVDPSTFGYILTPNYDVPDSRISLLGPVLNRETLPVQNFQAIGDLDGAYYKHEASILQRCLEAYKRAKALGAKWYMLLGMNPSWATSSGSPIETFKNKQTKSDIEQERFKQYIKDALQFFKDNGAKPDFANLTNEYWTGTERTFKGNWEALREVYPDFIPAVGPGGVGFSGIPDFYIPFASESQITIEGPGWHEFWVNDRYATLTQMKQWRKVIADFQAEHPEANGKYIIFEENNAGSKHPADWTRSMANVIRADVNKMIKGCLEARNANGMSDLLTTNALKENPAARRPIWWVYFMFSQLSGDYADVSTDITEDFTAVSSVNQDETKVIIAKNDCDGLVTIQLKNHAYQEEQLIVDLYKITNSENTGLDYQYSIDVEATDQLQVIIEQVKANEVWFAIIKKVSSAPSVFYPITPDDGNAVTTRPSFNWSVAQGATHYELLVAADKDFTDILIHESNLPDPSYQVPNDLLVGKTYYWSVIAVNPYGKRGFPNDTAYSFLVTENPNIPGQFSPYLPTIDAPNESVTPELQWSISYNADSYRVVISKNPDLSDPVVEIDNVTTVRDTGMYGPNTLGYYQVENSLAYDTTYYWSVYAMNKYGERKMGGPLRYFTTKAKGDAPVAFNLISPKDGAKDLTARTVLSWEKSKNGFFYKLEIAEDENMEKPVIIRDRMIHNRYTVEPNVLLPGQTYYWRVTSYTKDLQHKQAASSGKVHSFTVESVPCSPLLYAEQPLNGCAKLWFQPSIGATSYKIKYGTNPGEYTATIKNVTSSPIIVSGLTNDTTYYFSVVAINEYGESSIWNERAVTPRQHLM from the coding sequence ATGACAATTCATAGTTTGCCAGAGTTATCTCACCCCAAAGCGATGATCTATGATGCGGCCGAGGCTGAAATTTCAGGTGGTGCGTTTGTTGAAACGAGTAATCAAGGATTTAACGGAAAAGGCTATGTAGCTGGGTATATTGACAATAAAGATGCTAATACTGAATTTACTGTTGATGTGCCTACTGATGGGGATTATTTCATTGCGCTTCGCTATGCTGCTGGTGCAGCAGGTAACTGGAATACAGATCGAACAGTAGGATTATCGATTAATGGTGAGTCTTCTACACACGTAACTTTTAAAAGCATAAGCGCAAGATGGGATGTTTGGCGCGAAAATATTCTGATAGTAAGACTTAGCGCAGGAAAAAATACAATTAATTTTCACTCAATTAGTGAAAATGATAATTCTGACTGTATCAATCTCGATCAATTAGCAGTTTGGAAGTTTAATCAAAATCCAACGCTAGATGGCATTGTTTTTGATAAAAATCAATACACAGTAAGTGAAAAAAATCAGATCAAAACAGCTATTCAAGAAGTTGACAGTAATGGTATGAGAAAGGCTTGCCAGGCACCGCTTCAGTACAGCTCAGATGATCCTTCTATTGCTAAAGTTGATTCAAAAACTGGTGTCATCACAGGTGTTACAGCAGGTACAACATTAGTTAGTGCAGAGGGATTAGGATTTTCCACACAAGTTAATGTTACAGTTTTAAAAAATCCTACAGTCATTGTAGATTGTAAGAAGAAAAAGCGACCTGTTGATCCTAGTACGTTTGGATATATTTTAACGCCAAATTACGATGTCCCTGATAGTCGCATCTCACTACTTGGTCCTGTATTAAATCGCGAGACACTTCCTGTGCAAAATTTCCAAGCAATTGGTGACTTGGATGGGGCTTATTATAAGCATGAAGCAAGCATTTTACAAAGATGCTTAGAAGCTTACAAGAGAGCTAAAGCACTTGGTGCGAAGTGGTATATGTTATTAGGGATGAACCCTTCATGGGCTACATCAAGTGGATCACCAATAGAAACATTTAAGAATAAACAAACGAAGAGTGATATTGAACAAGAACGCTTTAAGCAATATATCAAAGATGCGCTTCAATTTTTCAAAGACAATGGTGCAAAGCCAGACTTCGCTAACCTAACAAATGAATACTGGACAGGAACTGAACGAACTTTTAAAGGCAATTGGGAGGCGTTGAGAGAGGTCTATCCTGATTTCATCCCAGCTGTTGGACCTGGTGGTGTTGGTTTCTCAGGGATTCCTGACTTCTACATCCCCTTTGCTAGTGAAAGTCAAATAACAATTGAAGGTCCTGGTTGGCATGAATTCTGGGTTAATGACCGCTATGCAACCTTAACTCAAATGAAACAGTGGCGAAAGGTTATCGCGGATTTCCAAGCAGAACACCCTGAAGCAAATGGTAAGTATATCATTTTTGAAGAAAATAACGCCGGCTCAAAGCATCCCGCTGATTGGACTAGAAGCATGGCAAATGTAATTCGTGCCGATGTTAACAAAATGATTAAGGGCTGCTTAGAAGCTCGAAATGCTAATGGCATGAGTGATCTATTGACAACGAATGCACTTAAAGAAAATCCTGCGGCACGTCGCCCAATTTGGTGGGTATACTTTATGTTTTCACAGCTATCTGGTGATTATGCTGATGTTTCAACTGATATAACAGAAGATTTCACAGCTGTTTCAAGTGTCAATCAAGATGAGACAAAAGTTATTATTGCGAAAAATGATTGTGATGGCTTAGTCACCATTCAATTGAAAAACCATGCTTATCAAGAAGAACAGCTGATAGTAGATCTTTATAAAATTACTAATTCCGAAAATACTGGACTAGACTATCAATATTCAATCGATGTAGAAGCAACTGATCAGCTACAAGTTATCATTGAACAAGTAAAAGCTAATGAAGTTTGGTTTGCAATTATTAAAAAAGTTAGTTCAGCACCTAGCGTCTTCTATCCGATTACACCAGATGACGGAAATGCTGTTACGACTCGCCCAAGTTTTAACTGGTCTGTCGCTCAAGGGGCAACACATTATGAATTATTAGTAGCTGCTGATAAAGACTTTACTGACATCTTAATTCATGAATCAAACTTACCAGATCCAAGCTATCAAGTTCCAAATGATTTACTAGTTGGCAAGACTTATTATTGGTCAGTTATAGCTGTTAATCCATATGGTAAAAGAGGCTTCCCTAACGATACAGCTTACTCATTCTTAGTTACAGAAAATCCAAATATACCTGGACAATTTAGTCCATATTTACCGACGATTGATGCACCAAATGAATCAGTCACACCAGAACTACAATGGTCAATATCATATAATGCGGATTCTTATCGTGTTGTCATTTCTAAAAATCCGGATTTATCAGATCCCGTGGTTGAAATAGACAATGTGACAACCGTTAGAGATACCGGTATGTATGGACCTAACACACTAGGCTACTATCAGGTTGAAAATTCACTTGCATACGATACAACATATTACTGGTCAGTGTATGCGATGAACAAATATGGTGAAAGAAAAATGGGTGGACCACTTCGATACTTTACAACTAAAGCTAAAGGAGATGCTCCTGTTGCCTTTAACCTAATATCACCTAAAGATGGCGCCAAAGACTTAACAGCAAGAACTGTGTTATCTTGGGAAAAATCTAAAAACGGATTCTTTTATAAGCTTGAAATTGCTGAAGATGAAAATATGGAAAAGCCAGTTATTATTAGAGACCGAATGATTCATAATCGATATACTGTCGAGCCTAATGTCTTGTTACCTGGGCAAACGTATTACTGGAGGGTCACATCATATACTAAGGATTTACAACATAAACAAGCTGCATCAAGTGGAAAAGTACATTCATTCACTGTCGAATCAGTACCGTGTTCTCCACTTCTATATGCTGAGCAACCATTGAATGGTTGTGCTAAACTATGGTTCCAACCTTCAATAGGTGCAACATCATATAAAATTAAGTATGGCACTAATCCTGGTGAATACACTGCTACGATTAAAAATGTTACTAGCAGTCCAATCATTGTGTCTGGTCTAACAAATGATACAACCTATTACTTTAGCGTTGTAGCTATAAATGAATATGGTGAAAGCTCAATCTGGAATGAACGAGCAGTAACACCACGCCAACATCTAATGTAA
- a CDS encoding heavy metal translocating P-type ATPase, which yields MGTCMSHTHKTKAETHHHHHHDHQLERWLYLIGLIGYLVARLFPLPELWGNLVDFSVVFLAGNHVVIEGVTDTFQQSINRKRFYPNIHLLMSLAAFGAMIIGQFSEASLLILIFAGAHFLEGYAKNKSKKDITNLLNMHPTTARKITENGQIKIVDVEDIKIGDHVQILPGDQVPTDGVITSGTGLINEASITGESIVQEKTVGDEVFGSTINQNHSFTMTVTKSSQESVFGQIMRTVQEAQDQLSPVATKIKQAEPIYVTAVLIFVPIFILLSQLLTSWDWSTSLYRGMVTLVASSPCALAAASIPTNLSAIAHLAKRGILFKGGDFIANLGSIKAVAFDKTGTLTVGKPTVTDYLFIDDTKASKWIDIIVAMEKEANHPLADAILNKFSASEDLTVTTLNQIGKGLSTQYNDTHYSIGKLQENEQLTAEFNKRYETLTKEGKTVVLFRENDRVVGLIAMLDTPSQYVSPVINYLNQQQIKTIMITGDNEATSQYIAKSIGINQVYSNVLPEDKAKHIESIQKLSGLTAMVGDGVNDAPALVTADVGFAMGEGTDVAIEVADAVIMENNLEKFSYAHKVAQKMNRVVNQNIAIALIVVLMLNVFNIFGTMSLAIGVVFHEGSTLAVIFNGLRLLLPIKQR from the coding sequence ATGGGAACTTGTATGTCGCATACTCACAAAACTAAAGCAGAGACACACCATCATCACCATCACGATCATCAGCTTGAACGTTGGTTATATTTGATTGGCTTAATTGGCTATTTAGTCGCAAGATTATTTCCATTACCAGAATTATGGGGAAATTTAGTTGATTTTTCAGTGGTGTTTTTAGCTGGAAATCACGTCGTTATCGAGGGTGTCACAGACACATTTCAGCAATCAATCAATAGAAAGCGATTTTACCCGAATATTCATTTGTTAATGTCACTTGCTGCCTTTGGAGCTATGATCATTGGACAATTTTCAGAGGCATCATTGTTAATATTAATCTTTGCAGGAGCTCACTTTTTAGAAGGCTACGCAAAAAACAAAAGCAAAAAGGATATTACTAACTTACTTAACATGCATCCTACTACTGCACGAAAAATTACCGAAAATGGTCAAATCAAAATTGTCGATGTAGAAGATATTAAAATTGGCGACCATGTACAAATTTTACCCGGTGATCAAGTACCAACAGATGGTGTCATTACATCTGGAACTGGTTTAATCAATGAAGCATCGATTACAGGAGAAAGTATTGTGCAAGAAAAAACAGTCGGAGATGAAGTTTTCGGTAGTACAATAAATCAGAACCATTCATTCACAATGACGGTGACGAAATCAAGTCAGGAAAGTGTTTTTGGGCAAATTATGCGGACAGTTCAAGAAGCTCAAGATCAACTATCTCCTGTCGCAACAAAAATTAAACAAGCTGAACCGATTTACGTCACAGCTGTCTTAATCTTTGTCCCTATATTTATCTTATTATCACAACTATTGACTAGTTGGGATTGGTCAACAAGCTTGTATAGAGGGATGGTGACATTGGTCGCATCTTCTCCATGTGCACTGGCGGCCGCATCGATTCCAACGAACTTATCAGCAATCGCTCATTTAGCAAAACGAGGGATCTTATTTAAAGGTGGCGATTTTATCGCAAACTTAGGTTCAATTAAGGCTGTGGCATTTGATAAAACAGGTACATTAACTGTAGGAAAGCCAACAGTAACTGATTACTTGTTCATTGATGATACTAAAGCGTCAAAATGGATCGATATTATTGTCGCAATGGAAAAGGAAGCAAATCATCCATTAGCTGATGCGATCTTAAATAAATTTTCAGCTTCTGAAGATTTAACTGTAACAACGTTAAATCAGATTGGCAAAGGGTTATCAACACAGTATAACGATACTCATTATTCGATTGGAAAATTACAAGAAAACGAGCAATTAACCGCTGAGTTTAACAAGCGGTATGAAACATTAACAAAAGAAGGAAAGACAGTTGTTCTATTTAGAGAGAATGATCGAGTCGTTGGTTTAATTGCCATGCTCGATACGCCAAGCCAATATGTATCACCTGTTATTAACTACCTAAATCAACAGCAAATCAAAACGATTATGATCACCGGAGATAACGAGGCGACAAGTCAATATATTGCTAAATCAATTGGGATCAATCAAGTTTATAGTAATGTTTTACCTGAAGATAAAGCAAAACATATTGAATCGATTCAAAAACTATCAGGATTAACGGCAATGGTTGGTGATGGCGTTAATGATGCACCTGCCCTTGTCACTGCAGATGTTGGATTTGCTATGGGGGAAGGAACTGATGTTGCAATTGAAGTGGCAGATGCCGTGATTATGGAAAACAATTTAGAGAAATTTAGCTATGCTCACAAAGTGGCTCAAAAAATGAATCGAGTTGTAAATCAAAATATCGCAATTGCCTTAATCGTTGTTTTGATGCTAAATGTATTTAATATATTCGGTACAATGAGTCTAGCCATTGGAGTAGTCTTCCACGAGGGAAGTACACTAGCCGTTATTTTTAACGGTCTAAGATTACTGCTACCCATTAAGCAAAGATAA
- a CDS encoding acetylornithine transaminase — MFKEQNAVMSTYNRFPISIVKGEGSYVWDQNGIKYLDYTAGIGTCNLGHRPVTVESALQEQLSKLWHCSNLYTIPHQEQLAEKLTANSIFDQVFFCNSGAEANEAAIKLARRYAQKVKQTNQYEIVTFKQSFHGRTLATLYATGQEKIQDGFAPRTPGFRYLPYNDFDALDQLVQEETCAVMLELVQGEGGVNPADQAWLDQLVKLCKANDLLIIVDEVQTGMGRTGTLFAYEQYRIDPDIVTLAKGLGSGFPVGALLANNKVAQAFTPGSHGSTFGGNPLAMTAGSATLEQMTSSSFFPELSKNIEYLWLELQTVCKQFKQVKGLRGKGYLIGIEVEGQAVDYVHRAREEHQLLILVAGPKVIRLLPPLTTTKLEIDQFINTIKTIFAD, encoded by the coding sequence ATGTTTAAAGAACAAAATGCAGTCATGTCAACATATAATCGTTTTCCAATTTCAATTGTAAAAGGGGAAGGAAGCTATGTCTGGGATCAAAATGGGATAAAGTATTTAGATTATACAGCTGGAATTGGTACATGTAACCTAGGTCATCGACCAGTAACAGTAGAATCGGCATTACAGGAGCAACTAAGTAAGCTCTGGCATTGTTCTAACTTATATACAATTCCTCATCAAGAGCAGTTAGCTGAAAAATTAACGGCCAATAGTATTTTTGATCAAGTATTCTTTTGTAATAGTGGCGCAGAGGCAAATGAAGCAGCGATAAAACTAGCGCGTCGATATGCTCAGAAGGTTAAGCAAACCAATCAATACGAGATCGTGACATTTAAACAATCATTTCATGGTCGGACATTAGCTACACTTTATGCTACTGGTCAAGAAAAGATTCAGGACGGTTTTGCACCAAGGACACCTGGCTTTAGGTATTTACCGTATAATGATTTTGACGCATTGGATCAGCTTGTTCAGGAAGAGACGTGTGCGGTTATGTTAGAGCTTGTTCAAGGTGAGGGTGGAGTTAATCCGGCTGACCAAGCGTGGTTAGACCAGCTCGTAAAATTGTGTAAAGCAAATGATCTATTAATTATCGTTGATGAGGTTCAAACAGGTATGGGTCGAACAGGGACTCTATTTGCTTATGAACAGTATCGAATTGATCCAGATATTGTGACATTAGCAAAAGGGTTAGGATCTGGATTTCCTGTTGGTGCACTTTTAGCAAATAACAAAGTTGCTCAAGCCTTTACCCCTGGTAGCCACGGCTCTACTTTTGGTGGAAACCCGTTAGCAATGACTGCTGGATCAGCAACGCTTGAACAAATGACTTCTAGCAGCTTTTTTCCAGAGTTAAGTAAGAATATTGAGTATTTATGGCTTGAATTACAGACTGTTTGTAAACAGTTCAAGCAAGTAAAAGGCTTACGAGGAAAGGGTTATTTAATTGGCATTGAAGTTGAGGGGCAGGCAGTAGATTATGTGCATCGGGCGAGAGAAGAGCATCAATTATTAATTTTAGTTGCTGGTCCGAAAGTGATTCGATTGTTACCACCACTAACAACGACAAAGTTAGAGATAGATCAATTTATTAATACGATAAAAACAATTTTTGCAGATTAA